In Sutterella faecalis, a genomic segment contains:
- the rsfS gene encoding ribosome silencing factor produces MELNELVATAIEALEDVKARDIKIFNTEKLTDQFERVIIASGSSNRQTRALAYAVSGAVKEAGGEVLGIEGGDTGEWVLVDLGTVVVHVLQPNVRDYYNLEEIWGGKEVFLEAQQSECAPHLMPHRAEKQA; encoded by the coding sequence ATGGAACTCAACGAACTTGTCGCCACCGCCATTGAAGCGCTTGAAGACGTCAAAGCGCGCGACATCAAGATTTTTAATACGGAAAAGCTGACCGACCAGTTTGAGCGCGTCATCATCGCTTCGGGTTCCTCGAACCGCCAGACGCGTGCGCTTGCCTACGCGGTCTCGGGCGCTGTGAAGGAAGCGGGCGGCGAAGTCCTCGGCATTGAGGGCGGCGATACGGGCGAATGGGTCCTCGTCGATCTGGGCACTGTGGTGGTTCACGTGCTCCAGCCCAATGTCCGCGACTACTACAACCTCGAGGAAATCTGGGGCGGCAAGGAAGTCTTCCTTGAGGCGCAGCAGTCGGAGTGCGCTCCGCACCTGATGCCGCACCGCGCTGAAAAGCAGGCTTAA
- the nadD gene encoding nicotinate (nicotinamide) nucleotide adenylyltransferase — translation MIPRGIGLLGGTFDPVHEGHLALARAAKDALRLVRVDFLPAGNPWQKDLVSPAEVRLAMLELALDKMAGFRIETLELMRLGPTYTRVTLKTLRKRLGPSIPLVLILGGDQWRNLHTWRSWQELAEYADLAVCRRGREALQTSPEVASWAKSRMTSAEALTEAPAGGIAFFDMAPHEASATEIRRVIRTQPFAEAMKKVDGWLPLEVAAYIRAESLYGAH, via the coding sequence GTGATACCCCGCGGAATCGGACTTCTCGGCGGCACTTTCGACCCCGTTCATGAAGGTCATCTCGCTCTCGCGAGGGCAGCAAAGGATGCGCTTCGGCTGGTGCGGGTTGATTTTCTTCCTGCCGGGAATCCCTGGCAGAAAGATCTTGTCTCCCCGGCAGAGGTGCGGCTCGCCATGCTTGAGCTCGCTTTGGATAAAATGGCGGGCTTTCGAATCGAAACCCTCGAACTCATGCGCCTCGGCCCCACCTATACGCGGGTGACGCTGAAAACGCTGAGAAAGCGCCTTGGCCCCTCGATTCCGCTCGTGCTCATTCTGGGGGGCGACCAGTGGAGAAATCTCCACACCTGGAGAAGCTGGCAGGAACTGGCTGAATATGCGGATCTTGCCGTTTGCAGACGAGGAAGAGAGGCGCTTCAGACCTCTCCGGAAGTCGCTTCCTGGGCGAAAAGCCGGATGACCAGTGCGGAAGCACTCACCGAGGCGCCGGCCGGTGGGATCGCTTTTTTCGACATGGCGCCGCATGAGGCGAGCGCAACGGAAATCCGCCGCGTCATCCGCACTCAGCCCTTTGCTGAGGCGATGAAGAAGGTTGACGGCTGGCTTCCTCTCGAGGTCGCGGCCTACATTCGGGCGGAGTCGCTTTACGGCGCTCACTGA
- a CDS encoding IS110 family RNA-guided transposase, with amino-acid sequence MSKSNRTDTPLRAARAQISNPEITVHAMYRSAIGIDVHLNLLVCCHQKQVAGHREQSESRDFNTDRASIDAFAAWCRECNPDIILMESTGSLWQSPYEALERAGFTSEQLALINARDAKAAAGRKTDRKDASRLASLARTGNFKKSFVPEKAFRLQRVISRDLQKNRNDISRTSNRFGKSLNLTGCRPTTVFSDIRGGKAASLILMAKLRDDPHLFDVIKQNSRRLRASPEQIMQALNFEIEPMMKEQILALRKKIDQLEEYDRSTFERLRQLQAPYEKDIQLLITITGIQERSARMIYAELCADLKDHFPTSEQFTSWLGICPGDNTSAGKQKSGKCPKGNKHLRRTLIEAARGLVVGGTAALKEKFQVLKMRRGYRRAMVAFAHLLARIIYSVLTHQKGFEPYQSTAFRDTLMERAKNGVKQLLKLKGTKYVIADGLVVETKTGAILGAVVSS; translated from the coding sequence ATGAGTAAGTCTAACCGTACCGATACGCCATTGCGAGCTGCCCGTGCGCAGATCAGTAATCCCGAAATTACTGTTCACGCGATGTACCGCTCGGCAATAGGCATTGACGTTCATCTCAACCTACTCGTCTGCTGCCATCAGAAGCAGGTTGCAGGTCATCGTGAACAATCTGAGAGCCGGGATTTCAATACCGACCGCGCAAGCATCGATGCTTTCGCCGCCTGGTGCCGTGAATGCAATCCCGACATCATCCTTATGGAATCAACCGGGTCATTGTGGCAGAGCCCGTACGAAGCCCTCGAGAGAGCCGGCTTCACTTCTGAGCAGCTGGCTCTGATCAATGCCCGCGACGCCAAAGCGGCAGCCGGCCGCAAAACGGACCGCAAGGACGCATCACGTCTGGCGTCTCTTGCCCGAACGGGAAACTTCAAAAAATCCTTCGTGCCGGAGAAGGCCTTTCGTCTGCAGCGCGTCATTTCACGTGATCTGCAGAAGAACAGGAATGACATTTCCCGAACTTCCAATCGTTTCGGCAAGTCTCTGAATCTCACCGGATGCCGGCCTACAACGGTATTCAGCGACATCCGCGGAGGCAAAGCTGCCAGCCTCATCCTGATGGCCAAGCTCAGAGATGATCCGCACTTGTTTGATGTCATCAAGCAAAACAGCCGCCGGCTGCGGGCAAGCCCTGAGCAGATCATGCAGGCGCTCAACTTCGAAATCGAGCCGATGATGAAGGAGCAGATTCTGGCGCTCCGGAAAAAGATCGATCAGCTCGAGGAGTACGACCGAAGCACTTTCGAAAGGCTCCGCCAGCTGCAGGCTCCCTACGAGAAGGACATCCAGCTGCTCATTACCATAACGGGGATTCAGGAACGCTCGGCCCGCATGATTTACGCCGAACTCTGTGCGGATTTGAAGGACCACTTCCCCACGTCAGAGCAGTTTACTTCCTGGCTCGGCATTTGCCCGGGGGACAACACATCTGCCGGCAAACAGAAAAGTGGAAAATGCCCGAAAGGGAACAAACACCTGAGGCGCACGCTGATTGAAGCCGCCAGAGGACTTGTGGTCGGCGGTACCGCTGCGCTGAAGGAAAAATTCCAGGTGCTCAAGATGCGGCGCGGCTACAGGCGTGCCATGGTCGCCTTCGCACACCTGCTCGCACGCATCATTTATTCCGTTCTCACTCATCAGAAAGGCTTTGAGCCTTACCAGTCAACGGCGTTTCGGGACACCTTGATGGAACGAGCAAAGAACGGCGTAAAGCAGTTGCTGAAACTCAAAGGAACGAAATACGTGATCGCTGACGGCCTGGTTGTGGAGACGAAAACGGGTGCGATCCTAGGCGCAGTCGTCAGCAGTTAG
- a CDS encoding fumarate reductase subunit C: MATDKEKYSHTPTATDNVWGVGLKDVKRQSKCTARLDVAQSVTGLILGIFLFCHMAFTGSVNFGKDLFANLIATSGGVWLDGADHAWMHVVFVGFIFLCVIVHMFCALRRFPTSYKQLHDIRSHVKLVHHEDTTLWWVQLITAFCLFFLVFPHLMSMLVNPHGFDPNLIGVHTYHNGLLYTFIFLVCTELHGMIGLYRLAVKWDIFAKNPETKIMDQRAGSERAGLRKGMLIVALLMIVGGSITMWTNYSIGAEQIANNAEAQRYEMSEGASWYNHAK, from the coding sequence ATGGCGACTGATAAAGAAAAATATTCCCATACGCCGACCGCTACGGACAATGTCTGGGGCGTGGGCCTCAAGGATGTCAAGCGTCAGAGCAAGTGCACTGCCCGCCTTGATGTGGCGCAGTCCGTCACCGGCCTCATCCTCGGCATCTTCCTCTTCTGCCACATGGCCTTCACGGGTTCCGTGAACTTCGGCAAGGACCTCTTTGCCAACCTGATCGCCACCTCGGGCGGCGTCTGGCTCGACGGCGCCGACCATGCCTGGATGCACGTCGTCTTCGTCGGCTTCATCTTCCTCTGCGTGATCGTTCACATGTTCTGCGCGCTGCGTCGCTTCCCGACCTCCTACAAGCAGCTCCATGACATCCGCTCGCACGTCAAGCTCGTTCATCACGAAGACACGACGCTCTGGTGGGTTCAGCTCATCACGGCCTTCTGCCTCTTCTTCCTCGTGTTCCCGCACCTGATGAGCATGCTCGTCAATCCGCACGGCTTTGACCCCAACCTCATCGGCGTTCACACCTATCACAACGGCCTCCTCTACACGTTCATCTTCCTCGTCTGCACGGAACTGCACGGCATGATCGGCCTCTATCGTCTTGCGGTTAAGTGGGACATCTTCGCGAAGAACCCCGAAACCAAGATCATGGACCAGCGCGCCGGCAGCGAACGTGCGGGTCTGCGCAAGGGCATGCTGATCGTTGCTCTCCTCATGATCGTCGGCGGCTCCATCACGATGTGGACCAACTACTCGATCGGTGCTGAACAGATCGCCAACAACGCTGAAGCGCAGCGTTATGAAATGTCCGAAGGCGCGAGCTGGTACAACCACGCCAAGTAA
- the upp gene encoding uracil phosphoribosyltransferase — protein sequence MKTDPRFPRLHIVDHPLVQHKLSLMRDKRTSTRDFRELLSELALLMGYELTRDFPVALEEVETPVAHCWSPMLTGKKCVIVPVLRAGLGMSDALLTLMPSARVGHIGLYRDENHRPVEYLVKLPAQLEGRTFIVVDPMVATGYSGAHAVDVLKKRGVPGESIRFMALVAAPEGVEVFSKLHPDVDLYVASLDERLNENAYIVPGLGDAGDRIFGTK from the coding sequence ATGAAGACCGATCCTCGTTTCCCGCGCCTGCATATTGTTGACCATCCGCTCGTCCAGCATAAGCTTTCTCTGATGCGCGATAAGCGTACGAGCACGCGCGACTTCCGCGAGCTTCTCTCGGAGCTTGCGCTCCTCATGGGTTACGAGCTCACGCGCGATTTCCCCGTTGCGCTCGAAGAGGTCGAAACGCCCGTCGCCCACTGCTGGTCTCCGATGCTGACCGGGAAAAAGTGCGTGATCGTCCCGGTTCTGCGCGCCGGCCTCGGCATGTCCGACGCGCTTCTCACGCTGATGCCCTCCGCACGCGTGGGCCACATCGGTCTCTACCGCGACGAGAATCACCGTCCGGTTGAATATCTCGTGAAGCTCCCCGCGCAGCTCGAAGGCCGCACCTTCATCGTGGTCGACCCGATGGTCGCGACCGGCTATTCCGGCGCTCATGCCGTGGATGTCCTTAAAAAGCGCGGCGTCCCGGGCGAAAGCATCCGCTTCATGGCGCTTGTCGCGGCCCCCGAAGGGGTCGAGGTCTTCTCAAAGCTCCATCCGGATGTGGATCTTTATGTGGCATCCCTTGACGAGCGCCTCAATGAGAACGCTTACATTGTTCCCGGTCTCGGCGATGCCGGCGACCGCATCTTTGGAACGAAGTAA
- the rlmH gene encoding 23S rRNA (pseudouridine(1915)-N(3))-methyltransferase RlmH, translating to MRVLILAVGQHISDWAQDAVRGYLGRFPRSWRVELKEIRTEPRAGQTPARLMQLEGSRILEALEEDDYVVVLDEHGKDFTTTEFARSLNEWMSEASRVVFVIGGPDGLAPEVKEKARRLMRLSAMTMPHALARVFLAEQLYRVWSIGAGHPYHRA from the coding sequence ATGCGCGTTTTGATTCTTGCTGTCGGGCAGCATATTTCCGACTGGGCGCAGGATGCGGTGCGCGGCTACCTGGGGCGTTTCCCGCGCTCATGGCGGGTTGAATTGAAGGAAATCCGCACGGAACCCCGTGCGGGTCAGACGCCGGCCAGACTCATGCAGCTTGAGGGAAGCCGCATCCTTGAGGCGCTCGAGGAGGACGACTATGTCGTTGTGCTCGACGAACACGGCAAGGACTTCACTACAACAGAGTTCGCGCGGTCGCTCAACGAATGGATGAGCGAGGCGTCGCGCGTTGTCTTTGTGATCGGCGGTCCCGACGGACTTGCGCCTGAGGTGAAGGAAAAGGCGAGGCGCCTGATGCGGCTCTCCGCAATGACGATGCCGCATGCGCTCGCCCGTGTATTTCTTGCCGAACAGCTCTATCGCGTATGGTCGATCGGCGCCGGTCACCCCTACCATCGCGCCTGA
- a CDS encoding FKBP-type peptidyl-prolyl cis-trans isomerase, with amino-acid sequence MPLKDLIIEDIVAGTGPAVKAGDPVSVHYTGRLEDGTIFDSSEGREPLDFTCGIGLVIPGWDQGLIGLKKGGKRRLSIPAHLAYGEMGYPGVIPPNADLYFDVELVGIG; translated from the coding sequence ATGCCTTTAAAGGATCTCATTATCGAGGACATCGTCGCAGGCACCGGTCCCGCAGTCAAAGCGGGCGACCCCGTGAGCGTGCACTACACGGGCCGCCTTGAAGACGGCACGATCTTTGACTCAAGCGAGGGCAGAGAGCCGCTTGACTTCACCTGCGGCATTGGTCTCGTGATCCCGGGTTGGGATCAGGGGCTCATCGGCCTCAAAAAGGGCGGCAAGCGACGCCTCTCCATTCCGGCCCATCTGGCCTACGGCGAAATGGGTTATCCGGGCGTCATTCCGCCCAACGCCGACCTTTATTTCGATGTTGAGCTTGTCGGCATCGGCTGA
- a CDS encoding Maf family protein gives MQNFIYLASKSPRRRELLRAYGWEPQVLSDPSEPRGWFAGDEEELPGETPADYVLRTAVTKLMDGIAAKNELDDPRMDAPVLAADTVVSLEGKILGKPRDREEAARFMRELSGRTHEVRTAVAVGRSREDYRALVVLSKVTMRQISEEEIGRYVMTDEPYDKAGGYGIQGLAGLFVQSVAGSYTGIMGLPVCEAAELLKSYGAPAPALFQPMPTSSTSK, from the coding sequence ATGCAGAACTTTATCTATCTTGCGAGCAAAAGCCCGCGCAGACGCGAACTCCTCCGGGCCTACGGCTGGGAGCCTCAGGTGCTTTCTGATCCGTCTGAACCGAGAGGCTGGTTTGCCGGGGATGAAGAAGAGCTGCCGGGCGAAACGCCCGCAGACTATGTGCTTCGCACGGCGGTAACGAAGCTGATGGACGGAATTGCTGCGAAAAATGAGCTCGATGATCCGCGCATGGACGCACCGGTCCTTGCGGCAGATACGGTGGTGAGCCTGGAGGGAAAAATTCTCGGCAAGCCCCGGGATCGCGAGGAGGCTGCCCGCTTCATGCGGGAGCTTTCCGGCCGGACGCATGAAGTGCGCACGGCCGTTGCCGTTGGCCGCTCGCGCGAGGACTATCGGGCTCTGGTGGTGCTTTCGAAGGTCACGATGCGCCAGATCTCAGAAGAGGAAATCGGACGCTACGTAATGACGGATGAGCCGTACGACAAGGCCGGAGGCTACGGCATTCAGGGGCTTGCCGGCCTTTTCGTGCAGTCGGTTGCGGGAAGCTACACCGGCATTATGGGGCTTCCCGTATGCGAGGCGGCGGAACTGCTCAAAAGCTATGGCGCGCCTGCGCCGGCGCTCTTTCAGCCGATGCCGACAAGCTCAACATCGAAATAA
- a CDS encoding DEAD/DEAH box helicase: protein MPAQTLLLREFRAGRPHLICAHGGSGKTSAALLALAEYLNPEQDSELERGRPPRTLIITPGLDIAARLCWRMDAMVYPSRLNTFPVRPGEDFNRKRRALVGVDFVAGPPRFLERVGDDFGLQLDSIERVVVAYFEYFASNEDELERLKSLLGKLPAGALKTIGILSNYWSSGIVEAAEDIVPGCGVFHVGARYQPPEIFERFDLVPRTTKYSFFRADIAMLPEGARILVIVPHRARAVDFEEALSQMKVRIIANRLLAEGWVCVSRSISRGAKRRVLVATLEDLKYIPPGSFEYIFLMNMQESPAVYERIAAIAVLRDRPGEIRTYVHREDINAFASLRTQLDANWRFVLRQKRSSGFSDDQMETEEACEARRKDCLEIVGDERIAIVWRRLNASPMKEVKAAAEADVALPKFPDTAYEDCRPKESHPGETFLSPFGEALQKADKALRKVESVDAAAPETPETLPEHLVSPGSYEVAPGVTVKQILELSDIGYGGMTRVPEALKHEPVKSQEEASPELQPDASDDEKELPVAAEEPELPQAAPAAPLHHDEETEALTEPEEDDDFEWEEAEDEDSADWESDDAFEAEDDDDAADSDFEDEDGYADDGEASEDEEDDESEEEEVYEDMPQPHRRTLTIRSDYRPSEEYEPTVTITEPLSSNTVELRAAQDRMRRAMKGGEKLTHQMVGKRGTIRQSKRRRTEAMPEMEGILPAQPGGKRPGQKKFGRATKDFKDNRKSQSSTRLRKPQNPNQKRKTRLVKDAPAQPDREEFRDDVLTVPLQADGFPLPQDENERAPRKRREKFRKSGGPNLRTPFKKRRGPFEKEETPMEALPPEVRPEEAFPDALASGEASVPAVVEKTEDGGNRRRRDFFKKKKTPRLAKPKPSLGLPPDEGFEDDDNFGNSIHYRPRQPKKPSGLAWQSSGAWGTDQPTTLSFAQTTPAEDIDRTGMRTVYGSTPPLDGMKHEGGKKKFGKFRKSGNFKKKFGPRPPRKPRSE from the coding sequence TTGCCGGCTCAGACTCTGCTTTTACGCGAATTCCGCGCGGGGCGTCCGCATCTGATCTGCGCACACGGCGGAAGCGGCAAAACGTCTGCCGCACTGCTTGCGCTTGCTGAGTATCTGAATCCCGAGCAGGATTCAGAACTGGAGCGCGGACGGCCTCCCAGAACGCTGATCATTACGCCGGGACTCGATATTGCAGCGCGCCTTTGCTGGCGCATGGATGCAATGGTCTATCCGTCGCGTCTGAATACGTTCCCTGTACGGCCGGGCGAAGATTTCAACCGCAAGCGCCGCGCTCTGGTAGGCGTTGATTTCGTTGCCGGTCCGCCGAGATTCCTTGAGCGTGTCGGAGATGATTTCGGCCTTCAGCTCGACAGCATTGAACGCGTTGTCGTGGCGTATTTTGAGTACTTCGCCTCGAACGAAGATGAATTGGAGCGGCTTAAATCGCTTCTTGGAAAACTTCCTGCCGGGGCGCTGAAAACGATTGGCATTCTTTCCAATTACTGGAGCTCCGGTATTGTTGAGGCCGCAGAGGATATTGTTCCCGGCTGCGGCGTTTTCCATGTCGGCGCCCGCTATCAGCCGCCGGAAATTTTCGAACGTTTTGATCTGGTTCCCAGAACAACCAAATACAGTTTCTTCCGCGCGGATATAGCGATGCTGCCCGAGGGCGCCCGCATTCTGGTCATCGTTCCTCACCGCGCCAGAGCGGTCGATTTTGAGGAAGCGCTCAGCCAGATGAAGGTGCGCATTATCGCCAACAGGCTCCTTGCCGAGGGTTGGGTTTGCGTCTCGAGGTCGATTTCCCGCGGGGCGAAGCGCCGCGTGCTTGTTGCAACGCTCGAGGATCTGAAGTACATCCCCCCGGGAAGCTTTGAATACATCTTCTTGATGAATATGCAGGAGTCTCCTGCGGTTTATGAGCGCATAGCGGCGATCGCCGTGCTTCGCGATCGCCCCGGAGAAATCCGAACCTATGTCCATCGTGAGGACATCAACGCTTTTGCTTCGCTGCGCACCCAGCTGGATGCAAACTGGCGTTTTGTCCTTCGACAGAAGCGCAGTTCGGGCTTTTCTGATGATCAGATGGAGACGGAAGAAGCCTGCGAGGCGCGGCGGAAAGATTGTCTCGAGATTGTTGGAGACGAGCGGATTGCTATTGTCTGGCGGCGCCTTAACGCATCTCCCATGAAGGAGGTGAAGGCGGCAGCTGAAGCCGATGTCGCACTGCCAAAATTTCCTGACACCGCTTATGAAGATTGCCGGCCGAAGGAATCGCATCCCGGGGAGACATTCCTTTCGCCTTTCGGAGAAGCGCTTCAAAAAGCCGACAAGGCTCTTCGGAAAGTGGAGTCCGTTGATGCGGCGGCTCCGGAAACGCCGGAAACCCTTCCTGAGCATCTCGTCTCTCCGGGCTCTTATGAGGTGGCTCCCGGGGTAACGGTTAAGCAGATTCTTGAACTTTCGGACATCGGGTACGGCGGAATGACGCGCGTTCCGGAGGCGCTCAAGCATGAGCCTGTGAAGTCGCAGGAAGAGGCCTCTCCAGAGCTTCAGCCGGATGCGTCTGATGATGAGAAGGAATTGCCTGTTGCGGCTGAGGAGCCGGAGCTGCCTCAAGCTGCTCCTGCGGCGCCATTGCATCATGACGAGGAGACTGAGGCGCTCACAGAACCCGAAGAGGATGACGACTTCGAATGGGAGGAGGCCGAGGATGAGGATTCGGCCGACTGGGAGTCGGATGACGCGTTCGAGGCTGAAGACGACGATGATGCGGCTGATTCAGACTTTGAGGATGAAGACGGCTACGCAGATGACGGCGAGGCGAGTGAAGACGAAGAGGACGATGAGTCTGAGGAGGAGGAAGTCTATGAGGACATGCCTCAGCCTCATCGCCGCACGCTCACGATTCGCTCCGACTACCGGCCGAGCGAAGAGTATGAGCCTACGGTGACGATCACCGAGCCGCTTTCCTCCAATACGGTGGAGCTGCGCGCCGCGCAGGATCGCATGCGTCGGGCCATGAAGGGCGGCGAAAAGCTGACCCATCAGATGGTCGGAAAGCGCGGCACTATCCGGCAGTCGAAGCGCCGCCGTACGGAGGCGATGCCTGAGATGGAAGGCATTCTCCCCGCTCAGCCCGGAGGAAAGCGTCCGGGACAGAAGAAATTCGGCCGCGCGACAAAAGATTTCAAGGACAATCGCAAGAGTCAGAGTTCAACTCGGTTGAGAAAGCCGCAGAATCCGAACCAGAAGCGAAAGACGCGTCTGGTTAAGGACGCGCCGGCTCAGCCTGACCGGGAGGAATTCCGGGATGATGTGCTGACGGTGCCTCTTCAGGCGGATGGTTTCCCGCTTCCTCAGGATGAAAACGAAAGAGCTCCGCGCAAGCGCCGCGAGAAGTTCAGGAAGTCCGGAGGACCTAATCTCCGTACGCCCTTTAAGAAGCGCCGCGGCCCCTTTGAAAAGGAAGAGACTCCAATGGAAGCGCTTCCGCCTGAGGTTCGCCCGGAGGAAGCCTTCCCCGATGCATTGGCTTCAGGCGAGGCTTCCGTGCCTGCCGTGGTTGAAAAAACGGAAGACGGCGGCAATCGCCGCCGCAGGGATTTCTTCAAAAAGAAGAAGACGCCGCGACTTGCGAAGCCCAAGCCTTCTCTGGGACTCCCCCCGGACGAGGGCTTTGAGGATGACGACAACTTCGGCAACTCCATTCACTACCGTCCTCGCCAGCCGAAGAAGCCTTCCGGGCTTGCCTGGCAGAGTTCCGGCGCCTGGGGGACTGATCAGCCGACAACGCTCTCCTTTGCGCAGACGACGCCGGCCGAAGACATCGACCGCACCGGCATGAGGACGGTTTACGGAAGCACGCCTCCCCTTGACGGCATGAAGCATGAGGGCGGGAAAAAGAAGTTTGGTAAATTCCGTAAATCTGGAAACTTTAAGAAAAAATTCGGTCCCCGTCCGCCGCGCAAGCCGCGCAGCGAATAG
- a CDS encoding aminopeptidase P family protein yields the protein MNSKKEALERLQRCREEMSRLGLAGVIVPTADPHLSEYVPADWKLRQALSGFTGSAGTLLVADDAAALLADSRYWEQAEVELPGEISLLKLTGDPVAMIAEWFAGHVVPGNAVGADMELLSAAFAKELSETFAREGIELRGSFPDWKVLWPERPLPRLSSVREMKRPGRSRQEKLSAVRALIRETGASAVLLTLLDDVAWVTNLRGDDVPNNPVFLANLLVNEKEAVLFLDAKRLSPGVEARLLEDGISLASPENLLQVLRHWAKEWKILLDPERTNAEFVQQVPAERLVCGASPVMMLKCRKSPEEIAAICEAHERDAVALAEFYAELDERLLKGERVTEADCARMLHAWRAKDEEFFEESFPTIAAFGPNAAFPHYTAPEEGGALLEGNGLLLIDSGGQYECGTTDITRMTPVGTPTDAMKRDCGLVTRAMLRLLKLRFPEGSTGAGIDLAARIDLWSEGLDFGHGTGHGVGYVLNVHEGPVTISPRARAIPLAPGNVLSDEPGLYRVGRWGIRVENLMVCQKDIETEFGKFLKFEALTMMPIDTRTLPEPFGDLAEDLNRFNEERTAFLKPRVSERCRRWLERAVKPVSHS from the coding sequence ATGAATTCAAAGAAGGAGGCGCTCGAGCGCCTTCAACGCTGCAGAGAAGAGATGAGTCGTCTCGGGCTCGCGGGCGTGATTGTTCCGACAGCGGATCCTCATCTTTCTGAATATGTTCCGGCAGACTGGAAGCTCCGGCAGGCGCTTTCAGGCTTCACGGGAAGCGCCGGCACGCTCCTGGTCGCCGATGACGCTGCGGCGCTTCTCGCCGACAGCCGCTATTGGGAGCAGGCTGAAGTGGAGCTCCCCGGGGAAATTTCTCTCCTCAAGCTCACCGGGGATCCGGTCGCAATGATTGCGGAGTGGTTTGCCGGTCACGTCGTTCCAGGGAATGCTGTCGGCGCAGATATGGAGCTTCTTTCAGCCGCCTTTGCCAAGGAGCTCTCCGAAACGTTCGCCCGTGAAGGGATTGAATTAAGAGGGAGCTTTCCGGATTGGAAGGTGCTCTGGCCTGAACGCCCGCTTCCCCGTCTTTCTTCCGTAAGGGAAATGAAGCGTCCGGGAAGGTCGCGGCAGGAGAAGCTCTCTGCCGTGAGAGCGCTCATCCGGGAGACGGGAGCTTCTGCGGTGCTTCTCACGCTCCTCGATGACGTCGCCTGGGTGACCAATCTGAGGGGCGACGATGTGCCCAATAACCCGGTTTTTCTTGCGAATCTTCTCGTGAACGAAAAGGAGGCCGTACTCTTTCTGGATGCGAAGAGACTCAGCCCGGGTGTCGAGGCTCGGCTCCTCGAAGACGGCATCTCGCTCGCCTCGCCTGAGAATCTTCTTCAGGTGCTCCGGCACTGGGCGAAGGAATGGAAGATTCTGCTCGATCCCGAACGTACGAATGCAGAGTTTGTGCAGCAGGTTCCGGCGGAGCGCCTCGTCTGCGGCGCTTCTCCCGTGATGATGCTGAAATGCAGAAAGAGCCCGGAAGAAATTGCAGCCATCTGCGAAGCGCACGAGCGCGATGCGGTTGCCCTGGCAGAGTTCTACGCTGAGCTCGATGAGCGCCTCTTGAAAGGCGAACGGGTAACGGAAGCGGATTGCGCCCGGATGCTCCATGCGTGGCGCGCAAAGGATGAGGAATTCTTTGAGGAAAGCTTCCCGACCATTGCCGCTTTCGGTCCGAATGCGGCCTTTCCGCACTATACGGCGCCCGAAGAAGGCGGCGCTTTGCTCGAGGGGAATGGACTGCTTCTGATTGACTCGGGCGGTCAGTACGAATGCGGCACGACCGACATTACGCGCATGACGCCTGTAGGCACTCCGACAGATGCCATGAAGCGCGATTGCGGTCTTGTCACCCGTGCGATGCTGAGGCTTCTGAAGCTGCGCTTTCCCGAAGGGTCGACCGGCGCTGGAATTGACCTTGCGGCGAGAATCGATCTCTGGTCTGAGGGCCTGGATTTCGGGCACGGCACAGGTCACGGCGTCGGTTATGTGCTCAATGTCCACGAGGGGCCGGTCACCATCTCGCCGCGCGCCCGGGCGATACCTCTGGCGCCCGGGAATGTGCTTTCGGACGAACCTGGACTTTATCGGGTCGGCCGTTGGGGAATCCGCGTTGAAAATCTGATGGTCTGCCAGAAGGACATTGAAACGGAGTTCGGCAAATTTCTGAAGTTTGAAGCGCTGACGATGATGCCGATTGATACGAGAACGCTGCCCGAGCCTTTTGGCGACCTTGCCGAGGATCTCAACCGCTTCAATGAGGAAAGAACTGCCTTTCTGAAGCCCCGCGTTTCCGAGCGCTGCCGCAGGTGGCTTGAGCGTGCGGTGAAGCCCGTGAGCCATTCATAA